In Bacillus kexueae, a genomic segment contains:
- a CDS encoding HD domain-containing phosphohydrolase: MIPILKPYLQLADAVIVINHQKQIMALNEAFEHMTGYSWQDVSQKNLAWISLEADSNIFTEHSREQIFYIRKKNGELRKISITFTPIKGEGETFFIGICRDVHSVVTEGEIRKVKKDILKVLAISCEIRDPSIESHLMRVQSLTEELIHFHNERCQLNLDKEYMDNIIHSSILHDIGKANIPEGILYKPGALTKYERMIIETHPLSGVDMLNKISKEIDLDLFQKSFKVAHNVILHHHERWDGTGYPHQLKGHKIPFEARVVGIVDVFEALTSRRSYKEAWTTERALSLLNENRGKHFDPQLVDSFIQLKQTVHQSA, translated from the coding sequence GTGATTCCAATTTTGAAACCTTATTTGCAATTAGCGGATGCTGTGATTGTTATTAATCATCAAAAGCAAATCATGGCATTGAATGAAGCGTTTGAGCATATGACAGGATACTCATGGCAAGATGTCAGTCAAAAAAATTTAGCGTGGATTAGCCTAGAGGCAGACAGCAACATCTTCACTGAGCATTCGCGGGAACAAATATTTTACATTCGAAAGAAAAATGGAGAGCTTCGAAAAATATCTATTACGTTTACACCGATAAAGGGCGAAGGTGAAACCTTTTTTATCGGTATTTGCCGAGACGTTCATTCCGTTGTCACGGAAGGGGAAATTCGGAAAGTTAAAAAAGATATTTTAAAAGTTTTAGCAATCTCGTGCGAAATTCGTGATCCGAGTATTGAGTCCCATCTTATGCGTGTGCAAAGCTTAACGGAAGAACTCATTCACTTTCACAACGAAAGGTGCCAGCTAAATCTTGATAAAGAATATATGGACAATATTATTCACTCCAGTATTCTCCATGATATCGGGAAGGCGAACATTCCAGAAGGTATCTTATATAAGCCGGGGGCACTTACGAAGTATGAGCGAATGATTATTGAAACACATCCGTTAAGTGGTGTGGATATGTTGAATAAAATTTCGAAAGAGATTGATCTTGACCTGTTTCAAAAAAGCTTTAAAGTGGCTCATAATGTTATTTTGCATCATCATGAGAGATGGGATGGAACAGGGTACCCTCATCAGTTAAAAGGGCATAAGATACCTTTTGAGGCGAGAGTTGTTGGCATTGTAGATGTGTTTGAAGCATTAACAAGCAGGCGTTCTTATAAAGAAGCGTGGACGACGGAACGCGCCCTTTCTTTATTAAATGAAAATCGCGGTAAGCACTTTGACCCACAGCTTGTAGATTCTTTTATTCAATTAAAACAAACGGTTCATCAAAGCGCTTGA
- a CDS encoding DUF3949 domain-containing protein produces MEPLIFVLVIYIVIILIYVPVQYKYIESLIEMQKRKKLKQGDLYDDLPVQDQLVHSALQGGILFPANAIAYYLFKRKQKKSTNNV; encoded by the coding sequence ATGGAACCTTTGATTTTTGTTTTAGTCATTTACATAGTGATTATACTCATCTACGTACCTGTTCAATATAAATACATAGAAAGCTTAATTGAAATGCAAAAAAGAAAAAAACTTAAACAAGGCGACCTCTACGACGATTTACCCGTTCAAGATCAACTCGTTCATTCCGCACTTCAAGGAGGAATTCTTTTCCCTGCTAATGCGATCGCTTATTATCTTTTTAAAAGAAAGCAGAAGAAGTCAACGAATAACGTTTAA
- the gatB gene encoding Asp-tRNA(Asn)/Glu-tRNA(Gln) amidotransferase subunit GatB has translation MNFETVIGLEVHVELKTKSKIFSSSPNEFGAEPNTNTSVIDLGYPGVLPVLNKEAVEFGMKAAMALNCEIATDTKFDRKNYFYPDNPKAYQISQYDKPIGENGWIEIEVEGKKKRIGITRLHLEEDAGKLTHSGEGYSLVDFNRQGTPLIEIVSEPDIRTPEEAYAYLEKLKSIIQYTGVSDCKMEEGSLRCDANISLRPIGQEKFGTKTELKNLNSFNFVRKGLEYEEKRQAEVLLSGGVIQQETRRFDEATGKTILMRVKEGSDDYRYFPEPDLVSLHIDDEWKERVRASIPELPDARQKRYMEELALPAYDAKILTLTKEMSDFFEATVEAGADAKLASNWLMGEVSGYLNAEQKELAEVALTPESLAGMIQLIEKGTISSKIAKKVFKELMEKGGDAEQIVKEKGLVQISDEGTIRNLVNETLDENPQSIEDFKNGKDRAIGFLVGQIMKKTKGQANPQMVNKFLLEEINKR, from the coding sequence ATGAACTTTGAAACGGTCATTGGACTTGAAGTCCATGTTGAGTTAAAAACGAAATCAAAAATCTTCTCTAGTTCTCCAAACGAATTTGGAGCGGAGCCAAACACAAATACATCCGTAATCGACCTTGGATATCCAGGTGTATTACCTGTTCTAAATAAAGAGGCCGTTGAATTTGGAATGAAGGCAGCGATGGCCTTAAACTGTGAAATTGCGACGGATACAAAATTCGATCGTAAAAACTATTTCTATCCTGACAATCCAAAGGCATACCAAATTTCTCAATATGATAAGCCTATCGGAGAAAACGGCTGGATTGAAATTGAAGTAGAAGGAAAGAAAAAACGTATCGGTATTACTCGTCTTCATTTAGAAGAGGACGCAGGGAAATTAACACACTCTGGTGAAGGATACTCGTTAGTAGATTTTAACCGTCAAGGAACTCCACTTATCGAGATTGTATCGGAGCCAGATATTCGTACACCAGAAGAAGCGTATGCATACTTAGAGAAACTAAAATCAATCATTCAATATACAGGTGTTTCCGACTGTAAGATGGAAGAAGGATCGCTTCGTTGTGATGCAAACATCTCTCTACGACCAATTGGACAAGAAAAATTCGGTACGAAAACGGAGCTGAAAAACTTAAACTCCTTCAACTTTGTACGTAAAGGACTTGAGTACGAAGAAAAGCGTCAAGCAGAAGTTCTATTATCTGGAGGAGTCATTCAACAGGAGACTCGTCGTTTCGATGAAGCGACAGGAAAAACAATCTTAATGCGTGTTAAGGAAGGGTCAGATGACTATCGTTACTTCCCAGAGCCAGACTTAGTGTCCCTACACATTGATGACGAGTGGAAAGAACGTGTTCGCGCTTCGATTCCAGAGCTTCCTGACGCTCGCCAAAAACGTTACATGGAAGAGTTAGCCCTACCAGCTTACGATGCGAAGATTTTAACGCTTACGAAAGAAATGTCGGATTTCTTTGAAGCAACTGTTGAAGCTGGTGCAGATGCAAAGCTTGCCTCCAACTGGTTAATGGGTGAAGTTTCTGGATACTTAAATGCAGAACAAAAAGAGCTTGCAGAAGTAGCTCTTACACCTGAAAGCCTTGCTGGTATGATTCAATTAATAGAAAAAGGAACTATCTCATCTAAGATCGCTAAGAAAGTCTTCAAAGAATTGATGGAAAAAGGCGGAGACGCTGAACAAATCGTTAAAGAGAAAGGACTTGTCCAAATCTCTGATGAAGGCACAATCCGTAACCTTGTGAACGAAACGCTGGATGAAAATCCACAATCAATCGAAGACTTTAAAAACGGTAAAGACCGTGCCATTGGCTTCTTAGTAGGTCAAATCATGAAGAAAACAAAAGGTCAAGCTAACCCGCAAATGGTTAACAAGTTCTTGTTAGAAGAAATTAATAAAAGATAA
- the gatA gene encoding Asp-tRNA(Asn)/Glu-tRNA(Gln) amidotransferase subunit GatA, which yields MALFDHKISELKEMLHKKEITVTDLVDESYRRIAEVDGKVDAFLTLDEERARQMAKEFDAQIGTKDEYGLLFGMPIGIKDNIVTKDLRTTCASKILENFDPIYDATVMQKLHQAEAITIGKLNMDEFAMGSSNENSGFKKTRNPWNLDTVPGGSSGGSAAAVAAGEVPFALGSDTGGSIRQPAAFCGVVGLKPTYGRVSRYGLVAFASSLDQIGPITRTVEDNAYLLQAIAGLDKMDSTSANVDVPDYISSLTGDVKGLKIAVPKEYLGEGVSEEARQSVLSALKVLEGLGATWEEVSLPHSKYGVATYYLLASSEASANLARFDGVRYGYRTDNAENLIELYKQTRAEGFGDEVKRRIMLGTFALSSGYYDAYYKKAQQVRTLIKKDFEDVLAKYDVIIGPTTPTPAFKIGEKIDDPLTMYANDILTINVNLAGVPAISVPCGFSNGLPLGLQIIGKHFDESTVYRVAHAFEQATDFHKQKPEL from the coding sequence ATGGCGTTATTTGATCATAAAATTTCTGAGTTAAAGGAAATGTTACATAAAAAAGAGATTACGGTAACGGACTTAGTTGATGAGTCATACCGTCGTATTGCTGAGGTAGACGGAAAAGTTGACGCGTTTTTAACATTAGATGAAGAGCGTGCTCGTCAAATGGCGAAAGAGTTTGACGCTCAAATTGGAACGAAAGATGAATACGGCCTACTATTTGGGATGCCTATCGGAATTAAAGACAATATCGTAACAAAGGATTTACGCACAACTTGTGCAAGTAAAATTCTAGAAAACTTCGACCCAATCTACGATGCAACGGTAATGCAAAAGCTTCACCAAGCAGAAGCGATTACAATTGGTAAATTAAATATGGACGAGTTTGCAATGGGTTCATCCAATGAGAACTCTGGATTCAAAAAGACTCGTAACCCTTGGAATTTAGATACAGTACCAGGTGGATCAAGTGGAGGTTCAGCTGCTGCAGTTGCGGCAGGAGAGGTTCCGTTTGCGCTAGGATCTGATACAGGTGGATCGATTCGCCAACCAGCTGCGTTTTGTGGAGTAGTCGGATTAAAGCCTACATATGGTCGTGTATCTCGATATGGTCTTGTTGCGTTTGCTTCTTCTCTAGATCAAATCGGACCGATTACACGTACAGTTGAGGATAATGCATACTTACTACAAGCGATTGCTGGTTTAGATAAGATGGATTCAACTTCAGCGAATGTTGATGTACCAGATTACATTTCTTCTTTAACAGGAGATGTAAAAGGATTGAAAATTGCGGTGCCGAAAGAATACTTAGGTGAAGGTGTAAGTGAAGAGGCACGTCAATCTGTATTAAGTGCACTTAAAGTACTTGAAGGTCTTGGTGCAACGTGGGAAGAAGTATCCTTACCACATTCTAAGTACGGTGTAGCTACTTATTACTTACTAGCATCATCTGAAGCGTCTGCTAACTTAGCTCGATTTGATGGTGTTCGTTACGGTTATCGCACAGATAATGCGGAGAATTTAATCGAACTGTACAAGCAAACGCGTGCGGAAGGCTTTGGTGACGAAGTGAAACGTCGTATCATGCTTGGAACTTTCGCATTAAGTTCCGGTTATTACGACGCGTATTATAAAAAAGCGCAACAAGTTCGTACGTTAATTAAAAAAGATTTCGAAGATGTCCTTGCAAAGTATGATGTAATCATCGGACCTACAACGCCAACACCAGCATTTAAAATTGGAGAAAAAATCGATGATCCATTAACAATGTACGCAAATGACATCTTAACGATTAATGTGAACTTAGCAGGTGTTCCAGCAATTTCGGTTCCTTGTGGATTCTCCAACGGACTACCACTAGGTTTACAAATTATTGGTAAACATTTCGATGAGAGCACGGTTTATCGCGTTGCCCATGCGTTTGAGCAAGCGACAGACTTCCATAAACAAAAACCTGAACTGTAA
- the gatC gene encoding Asp-tRNA(Asn)/Glu-tRNA(Gln) amidotransferase subunit GatC, translating to MSRISKEQVKHVAHLARLAITEEEAEMFTTQLDAIIGFAEQLNELNTENIEPTSHVLNMKNVMREDVPEQGLNREEVMKNAPDHQDGQVRVPSILE from the coding sequence ATGTCACGTATTTCAAAAGAGCAAGTTAAGCATGTTGCGCATTTAGCACGTCTTGCAATTACAGAAGAAGAGGCTGAAATGTTTACAACTCAGCTAGATGCAATTATTGGATTTGCAGAACAATTAAATGAATTAAACACGGAGAACATTGAACCAACGTCTCACGTATTAAATATGAAGAATGTAATGAGAGAAGATGTTCCAGAGCAAGGATTGAACCGAGAAGAGGTTATGAAAAATGCTCCAGATCATCAAGATGGACAAGTTCGTGTTCCATCAATTCTTGAATAA
- a CDS encoding Hsp20/alpha crystallin family protein, which yields MLSESKGFFRKEPGGPMKLMNDFFTTRPNRTILDSIDDYFREKLSVPSFPIEIKETTTQFIVIAELPGISKEHINAKILDDELIISVKKGTTQENASIRHLSGAERRVALPKHISIKNKKATYKNGLLTVRFPKKRGNEIEIE from the coding sequence ATGTTGTCAGAGAGTAAAGGATTTTTTCGAAAGGAACCTGGTGGTCCGATGAAGTTGATGAATGATTTCTTTACAACTCGCCCGAACCGAACCATTCTTGATTCCATTGACGATTATTTTCGTGAAAAACTTTCAGTTCCTTCCTTTCCAATAGAAATAAAAGAAACGACCACCCAATTCATTGTTATAGCGGAATTACCAGGAATTTCGAAAGAACATATTAACGCCAAAATTTTAGATGATGAACTCATCATTTCTGTCAAAAAGGGAACCACACAAGAAAATGCTTCTATTCGCCACTTAAGTGGAGCTGAGCGTCGAGTAGCGCTGCCAAAGCATATTAGCATTAAAAACAAAAAGGCTACTTATAAAAATGGATTGTTAACGGTTCGTTTTCCGAAAAAGCGAGGAAATGAGATTGAAATTGAATAA
- a CDS encoding YjcZ family sporulation protein, translating to MGFGYGCCGFGGYGYGGCGYGIGWAFALIVVLFILLIIVGAGFARC from the coding sequence ATGGGCTTTGGATATGGATGTTGTGGCTTCGGCGGGTACGGATATGGTGGTTGCGGTTATGGTATTGGCTGGGCGTTCGCCTTAATCGTCGTATTATTTATCTTATTAATTATCGTAGGGGCTGGATTTGCTCGTTGTTAA